The Fundidesulfovibrio putealis DSM 16056 genome includes a window with the following:
- a CDS encoding RNA polymerase sigma factor, producing the protein MSQSTFPVEDTNIDLVVSGEKAAWDHFVEKFSGLLFGVTIRTLRARTASLDQEDAKDVVQDIFLRLVKDDFKLLRTYDPERASLSTWLTVVARSMAIDYLRRPERSRETVELDDTMAADGDAPFGGRLELPQGLLSERQAQILRLLFDEDMEVAEVATFLRVQAQTVRSLKHQALTKLREHYGALRPA; encoded by the coding sequence ATGTCTCAGAGTACGTTCCCGGTCGAGGATACCAATATTGACCTGGTGGTTTCGGGGGAAAAGGCCGCCTGGGATCATTTTGTGGAAAAATTTTCCGGGTTGCTCTTCGGCGTGACCATCAGGACTTTGCGGGCGCGTACCGCAAGCCTGGACCAGGAAGACGCCAAAGACGTGGTGCAGGACATCTTCCTGCGCCTCGTCAAGGACGACTTCAAGCTGCTGCGCACATACGATCCCGAACGCGCTTCCCTCTCCACCTGGCTCACGGTCGTGGCCAGATCCATGGCCATCGATTATCTGCGCAGGCCCGAACGCAGCCGTGAAACAGTGGAGCTGGACGACACCATGGCCGCCGATGGCGACGCGCCATTCGGAGGACGGCTCGAACTTCCCCAGGGTCTCCTCTCCGAACGCCAGGCCCAGATACTGCGCCTGCTCTTCGACGAAGACATGGAAGTCGCCGAAGTCGCGACGTTCCTGCGCGTCCAGGCCCAGACCGTGCGGAGCCTTAAGCACCAGGCCCTCACGAAACTTCGCGAGCACTACGGAGCGCTCCGCCCCGCCTAA
- a CDS encoding anti-sigma factor family protein: MSMDCGTNGPDPKEGVNPEAMENCPDEMTLAAYLDARLDAQELSRMELHLARCEKCAKSVQELRDILGQVELAEEDPALLREVAERAKKIIDR, from the coding sequence ATGTCCATGGACTGCGGCACGAACGGACCAGACCCCAAGGAAGGGGTGAATCCCGAAGCTATGGAAAATTGCCCTGACGAAATGACCCTGGCGGCCTACCTGGACGCACGGCTGGACGCACAGGAGCTGTCGCGGATGGAGCTCCATCTCGCCCGTTGCGAGAAGTGCGCGAAAAGCGTTCAGGAATTGCGTGACATCCTGGGCCAGGTGGAACTTGCCGAGGAAGACCCTGCCCTGTTGCGCGAGGTTGCCGAGCGCGCCAAGAAGATAATCGACCGCTGA
- the fliD gene encoding flagellar filament capping protein FliD, whose product MAIGDVTSGMSTSGGIYFTGIGSGTDFDTLITKLVEVESSRVTTYKTWQQTWEDKKTAFQELNTAMLSMRTALQSMDTISEFLQKGASSSDTDVLSATADGDAETGSYSFTVGQLAKNKMMVTTSGYSSLTTVVNSTGASRSLVYTYAGVTVSDAIPAGSTLTDIVNIVNTNSANTGVRASTIYDGSNYYLQLRGLDTGEANDLVISGASTLSGFTGSDFMVTQECQDAKLKINGWPLSGAWISRSTNTVTDVIDGLSLSLKSTGSGNITVETDTDAVVENVQNFIDQVNEVKAMLKELTEYDSTTETGSLLTGNYGLQMIDSMIKSITSAPGVGFSSERDTYISLSSLGISTDATEGSSTFGQLLLDEDILEAALASNANAVGRIFGAQYIGDTDSADVSYTSYIDGITKAGVYDVSYTVQNGKITSASIGGHAAIFYSNSSTITGQSGFAEAGMVLTVGNLTDGTYTHKVNLRQGKAGELVDRLADLTNADTGPLAILEDNYTTISDNIQEKIDYETKRIATMETRLRDRYSRLDTLLGQYDALQTSLESQIAQLDS is encoded by the coding sequence ATGGCTATCGGCGACGTCACATCGGGAATGAGCACTTCGGGCGGCATCTACTTCACAGGCATCGGCAGCGGTACCGACTTCGATACCCTTATCACCAAGCTCGTGGAGGTGGAGTCGTCCCGTGTGACCACCTACAAGACCTGGCAGCAGACCTGGGAGGACAAAAAAACGGCCTTCCAGGAACTGAACACCGCCATGCTGTCCATGCGTACCGCGCTGCAAAGCATGGATACCATCAGCGAATTCCTGCAAAAGGGCGCCAGTTCCTCAGACACGGACGTCCTTTCCGCCACGGCGGACGGAGACGCCGAAACGGGCTCCTACTCCTTCACCGTGGGACAGTTGGCCAAGAACAAGATGATGGTCACGACCTCGGGGTATTCATCGCTGACAACCGTCGTGAATTCCACCGGCGCGTCCCGGTCGCTGGTGTACACCTACGCGGGAGTCACCGTGTCCGACGCCATCCCGGCGGGATCCACCCTCACGGACATCGTGAACATCGTGAACACCAACTCGGCCAACACAGGGGTGCGCGCCTCCACCATCTACGACGGCTCCAACTACTACCTGCAACTGCGGGGCCTGGATACCGGTGAAGCCAATGATCTGGTCATCTCGGGGGCCAGCACCCTGTCCGGGTTCACAGGGTCGGACTTCATGGTCACGCAGGAATGTCAGGACGCCAAGCTGAAAATTAACGGCTGGCCGCTTTCAGGCGCCTGGATCAGCAGGTCCACCAACACCGTGACTGACGTGATCGACGGGCTGAGCCTCAGTTTGAAATCTACAGGCTCGGGGAACATAACCGTAGAGACCGACACTGACGCCGTGGTCGAAAACGTGCAGAACTTCATCGACCAGGTGAACGAGGTGAAGGCGATGCTGAAGGAGTTGACCGAGTACGACTCCACGACCGAAACCGGCTCCCTGCTGACCGGAAACTACGGCCTGCAGATGATCGACTCGATGATCAAGAGCATTACGTCGGCGCCAGGCGTTGGGTTCAGTTCCGAGCGCGATACATACATCTCGCTGTCGTCCCTGGGAATAAGCACAGACGCCACGGAAGGCTCCAGCACCTTCGGCCAGCTCCTGCTGGACGAGGACATACTTGAGGCGGCCCTGGCCTCCAACGCCAACGCGGTGGGCAGAATTTTCGGAGCGCAGTACATCGGCGACACCGACAGCGCCGACGTGAGTTACACCTCCTACATCGACGGCATCACCAAGGCCGGAGTATACGACGTGAGCTACACGGTGCAGAACGGCAAGATCACTTCCGCCAGCATCGGCGGACACGCAGCGATCTTCTATTCCAATTCATCCACCATCACCGGTCAGTCCGGGTTCGCGGAAGCAGGCATGGTGCTCACCGTGGGCAACCTGACCGATGGGACCTACACCCACAAGGTCAACCTGCGCCAGGGCAAGGCGGGGGAGCTGGTGGACCGGCTGGCCGACCTGACCAACGCCGACACCGGGCCTCTGGCAATTCTTGAGGATAACTACACAACGATCTCCGACAACATCCAGGAAAAGATTGATTATGAAACCAAGAGAATAGCTACCATGGAGACCAGATTGCGAGACAGATACTCCCGCCTGGATACGTTGCTCGGTCAATACGACGCGCTCCAGACCAGCCTGGAGTCGCAGATCGCCCAGCTTGATTCGTAG
- the flgL gene encoding flagellar hook-associated protein FlgL codes for MRISQNMLYSSSIGYMNGSLSKLAEANEQNASQKRINRPSDDPSGYAEARGIDSIIKGLDQYSDNIGVARSWLSQADSTLLEASTLMTSIKELAEQASTGTLSDENRKQIAAQVRGYFEEMVSLANTSVTGKSLFAGQKTGGAAFTQTIFATVSDKTLTQDAVVKVQGGSDTSVLVQFTESGDVGGTDDIGYRYSSDGGTTWTVKTLAAGENTLDLGGCSVTLKSGSHLTETGSGEGTSLVVRPSAVYLGDDQDGATVRSYGSGQVSAAADGVFSVNVSVRLDSNASLPGPYSYSYSTDGGLSWVGGNVASGAKLPVPGGFLELSSGAGNTLAAGDQFTIVPNTADISVNISPSGGIVINNVGKDVFGGLYRESGASNASPVFGAGANINIFETVGELVGFLETNNMDGVGDCLEKLTTAQEHLESCAADVGARENRLDFAENTIEVLRDNADTRLSAVEDADLSQLLLDLAKYQYAYQSVLSSSSKIMSMSLLDYI; via the coding sequence ATGCGTATCTCGCAAAATATGCTCTATTCGTCGTCCATCGGCTACATGAACGGCTCCCTGTCCAAGCTTGCCGAGGCCAACGAGCAGAACGCCAGCCAGAAGAGGATCAACCGCCCTTCGGACGACCCTTCCGGGTACGCCGAGGCCCGTGGGATCGATTCCATCATCAAGGGGCTGGACCAGTATTCGGACAACATCGGCGTGGCCAGGTCCTGGCTGAGTCAGGCCGACTCCACGCTGCTTGAGGCCAGTACGCTCATGACCAGCATCAAGGAGCTGGCCGAACAGGCCTCCACGGGAACGCTCTCCGACGAAAACCGCAAGCAGATCGCCGCGCAGGTGCGGGGTTATTTTGAGGAGATGGTCTCCCTGGCCAACACCTCTGTGACCGGAAAGAGCCTGTTTGCGGGCCAGAAAACCGGCGGGGCTGCTTTCACCCAGACGATTTTCGCCACCGTGTCCGACAAGACCCTCACCCAGGACGCCGTGGTCAAGGTGCAGGGCGGCAGCGACACCAGCGTGCTGGTGCAGTTCACCGAAAGCGGCGACGTGGGCGGAACGGACGACATCGGCTACCGCTATTCCTCTGACGGCGGGACCACCTGGACCGTGAAGACCCTCGCGGCCGGGGAGAACACCCTGGACCTGGGCGGGTGCTCCGTAACGCTCAAGAGCGGGTCGCACCTCACCGAAACGGGAAGCGGGGAGGGCACCTCCCTGGTTGTACGCCCTTCGGCCGTCTATCTGGGGGACGACCAGGACGGAGCCACGGTGCGCAGCTACGGGAGCGGCCAGGTGAGCGCCGCAGCCGACGGCGTGTTCTCGGTCAACGTGAGCGTCCGCCTGGATTCCAACGCCAGTCTTCCCGGACCCTATTCCTACTCTTACAGCACCGACGGCGGCCTCTCCTGGGTCGGGGGCAACGTGGCCAGCGGCGCCAAGCTCCCCGTGCCGGGCGGCTTCCTGGAACTGAGTTCCGGCGCGGGGAACACCCTGGCCGCCGGCGACCAGTTCACCATCGTCCCCAATACGGCGGACATCTCGGTGAACATCTCGCCCAGCGGGGGCATCGTCATAAACAACGTGGGCAAGGACGTTTTCGGCGGCCTCTACAGAGAATCCGGAGCCAGCAACGCCTCGCCCGTGTTCGGGGCCGGGGCAAACATCAACATCTTCGAGACAGTGGGCGAGCTGGTCGGCTTCCTGGAAACCAACAACATGGACGGCGTTGGCGACTGCCTGGAGAAGCTGACCACCGCCCAGGAACATCTGGAATCCTGCGCGGCAGACGTGGGAGCGCGCGAAAACCGCCTGGACTTCGCGGAGAACACCATCGAGGTGCTGCGCGACAACGCGGACACCCGGCTCTCCGCCGTGGAGGACGCGGACCTCTCGCAACTGCTGCTGGACCTCGCGAAGTACCAGTACGCCTACCAGAGCGTCCTGTCCTCATCGTCCAAGATCATGAGCATGAGCCTTCTCGACTACATCTAA
- the flgK gene encoding flagellar hook-associated protein FlgK translates to MLNNLLTIGQSALSNFQVALNVHGGNIANASTTGYVRRTVDFATDGVTTGKIGVGASIQGIVRELDAFLERRCLTQSSKTSYYDTIATNLAQVESLFNSSSDSGISAVLDDFMASLENLSATSSNAAVRTEAIETARSLTEMLASMDDSLNSITQSLDASIASQVSSVNSLTKQIAALNKSISGSSESSGLLDQRDQLLRDLAEYVDINVVTQDDGQVRVTTGEGQSLVDGASSYTLKVEGPKSVAALSADSGFDGKIYFEGASSNEMTVRFVTGGDTSGGAGAATYQVSLDGGKTWVEDEDGNTRVFTAGDTSHKETVDGVSIWFGTATDAETAPSTSISAGDKFTIMPKNGVYWVTSAGGDVNVTPLTGNDSAGRLSGGSLAALLTLRDEYVGEYQDKLDAFAESFIWNMNRVHSQGAGLTNMSSAQGEYAVDNQSLPLAQSGLHWADRLESGNISIALYDATTGDNLSVTALDFSSVTPGTSNFDPSVHSLEDVRDAINASYPGQLTASIQNGQLSLQAASGVEFQFAEDTSGLLAGLGINTLFSGTDASNVDLASAVSNDPSRLCAGHVNGAGEVNTGDNTTALALAALAGTSVSFKEAGGTTSGTLQDYMNSLCSKVGSDTSAAATQQTYAATLSEDLTTQRESVSGVSLDEELTRVMQYQQCYQAAAKLIQTAGEMFDVVMSLK, encoded by the coding sequence ATGCTGAACAATCTGCTGACCATAGGCCAATCGGCCCTCTCCAATTTCCAGGTTGCCTTGAACGTTCACGGCGGCAACATCGCCAACGCCTCCACCACGGGCTACGTGCGCCGCACCGTGGATTTCGCCACGGATGGCGTCACCACAGGCAAGATCGGGGTGGGGGCCAGCATCCAGGGCATCGTGCGCGAGCTGGACGCATTTCTGGAGCGGCGCTGCCTGACGCAGTCCTCGAAGACGTCCTATTACGACACCATCGCCACCAACCTGGCCCAGGTGGAGTCGCTGTTCAACAGCTCCAGCGATTCCGGCATATCAGCGGTCCTGGACGACTTCATGGCCAGCCTGGAGAACCTCTCGGCCACGTCATCCAACGCCGCGGTGCGCACCGAGGCCATTGAAACGGCGCGGTCGCTGACAGAAATGCTCGCGTCCATGGATGACAGCCTGAACTCCATCACCCAATCCCTGGACGCCTCCATCGCCAGCCAGGTTTCATCGGTCAACAGCCTGACCAAGCAGATCGCCGCGCTGAACAAGTCCATATCCGGGAGCTCCGAATCGAGCGGCCTGCTGGACCAGCGCGACCAGCTGCTGCGCGACCTGGCCGAATACGTGGACATAAACGTGGTCACCCAGGACGACGGCCAGGTGCGTGTGACGACCGGCGAAGGCCAGTCCCTGGTGGACGGCGCGTCGTCCTATACGCTCAAGGTGGAAGGCCCCAAGTCCGTGGCTGCCCTGAGCGCGGATTCCGGCTTCGACGGGAAGATCTACTTCGAGGGGGCGTCCTCCAACGAGATGACCGTGCGGTTTGTGACCGGCGGCGACACGTCCGGCGGGGCCGGAGCCGCCACCTACCAGGTGTCTCTCGACGGCGGCAAGACCTGGGTGGAGGACGAGGACGGCAATACACGCGTCTTCACTGCCGGGGACACCAGCCACAAAGAGACCGTGGACGGCGTCTCCATCTGGTTCGGCACGGCCACGGACGCGGAAACCGCGCCAAGCACCTCCATCAGTGCCGGTGACAAGTTCACGATCATGCCGAAAAACGGCGTCTACTGGGTGACCAGCGCGGGCGGCGACGTGAACGTGACCCCACTCACCGGGAACGATTCGGCGGGCAGGCTTTCCGGCGGATCGCTGGCCGCGCTGCTGACGCTTCGCGACGAGTACGTGGGCGAATACCAGGACAAGCTGGACGCCTTCGCCGAGAGCTTCATCTGGAACATGAACCGCGTGCACAGCCAAGGCGCTGGCCTGACCAACATGAGTTCGGCGCAGGGTGAATACGCGGTGGACAACCAGAGCCTGCCGCTTGCGCAAAGCGGGCTGCACTGGGCGGACAGGCTGGAGTCCGGCAACATTTCCATCGCGCTCTACGACGCGACCACCGGGGACAACCTCTCCGTGACCGCCCTGGATTTCAGCTCGGTCACCCCCGGAACCTCCAACTTCGATCCCTCAGTGCACTCGCTGGAGGACGTGCGCGACGCCATAAACGCAAGCTACCCCGGCCAGCTCACGGCCTCCATCCAGAACGGCCAGCTTTCGCTTCAAGCCGCCAGCGGTGTGGAATTCCAGTTCGCGGAGGACACGTCTGGACTGCTGGCCGGGCTTGGCATCAACACGCTGTTCTCGGGCACGGACGCCTCCAACGTGGACCTGGCCAGCGCCGTGTCCAACGATCCGTCCAGGCTGTGCGCAGGGCACGTCAACGGCGCGGGCGAGGTCAACACCGGAGACAACACCACGGCCCTGGCTCTGGCAGCCCTGGCAGGCACCTCCGTTTCCTTCAAGGAGGCGGGCGGAACTACCAGCGGCACGCTCCAGGACTACATGAACTCGCTCTGCTCCAAAGTGGGCTCCGACACCTCGGCGGCCGCGACGCAGCAGACCTACGCCGCCACACTCAGCGAGGACCTCACCACGCAACGCGAATCCGTTTCCGGCGTCAGCCTGGACGAGGAGCTCACCCGCGTCATGCAGTACCAGCAGTGCTACCAGGCGGCGGCCAAACTCATACAGACCGCAGGCGAAATGTTCGATGTGGTCATGAGCCTCAAGTAG
- a CDS encoding flagellar hook protein FlgE, with protein sequence MSLMSAMYTGISGLGIHSQAMSVVGNNLANTSTMGFKRSSTQFEDFFYSNIATGNSFGQVGLGANIASIYGDFSQGAFLDTNSATDMAISGNGMFMVQNDNTGNIYYTRAGNFTFDKTGYLRDTNGYTVQGWRATTDTKTGEVSNIGSLGDIKLDSFQLAPSATTTLRMVTNLNSNATEKTTDATNPFFALFGSWSGQADTALSDSSYSYQSTIKVYDESGTAHDVSIYYDKVSNAAGKNVWEYVVACAPDEDGRTINGTQLSTTSSAGLLMTGTLSFDSAGRITNMTSFVLSSNASGNYKDLSNWVPATFSQDGYPQLTANFTASSNASSSLSTNAANIKLDLGIHSTNSYGGWTSSITNASQVGTDITNLPTMNASTTSSTTTTSYSDAFSINDEAQDGYASGFLQGVSVTSEGVVVGTYSNNQSKNLFVVGMADFTNLQGLRREGGNLYSKTIDSGEPRIGTAGSAGMGSIASGKLEQSNVDTATEMVNMISYQRGFQANSKVISTVDTMLQEVIQLKR encoded by the coding sequence ATGTCACTCATGTCCGCGATGTACACCGGCATTTCCGGCCTGGGCATCCATAGCCAGGCCATGTCCGTGGTCGGCAACAACCTGGCCAACACCAGCACCATGGGCTTCAAGCGCTCCAGCACCCAGTTCGAGGACTTCTTCTATTCGAACATCGCCACCGGCAACAGCTTCGGCCAGGTGGGCCTAGGGGCGAACATCGCCAGCATCTACGGCGACTTCTCCCAGGGAGCCTTCCTTGACACCAACTCCGCAACCGACATGGCCATTTCCGGCAACGGCATGTTCATGGTGCAAAACGACAACACCGGGAACATCTACTACACCCGGGCCGGCAACTTCACCTTCGACAAGACCGGCTACCTCCGTGACACCAACGGCTACACGGTGCAGGGCTGGCGCGCCACCACCGACACCAAGACCGGCGAGGTCTCCAACATCGGCTCGCTTGGCGACATCAAGCTGGACAGCTTCCAGTTGGCGCCTTCGGCCACCACCACGCTGCGCATGGTCACCAACCTGAACTCCAACGCCACCGAAAAGACCACCGACGCCACCAACCCCTTCTTCGCCCTGTTCGGGAGCTGGTCCGGGCAGGCCGATACTGCCCTGTCGGATTCCAGCTACTCCTATCAGAGCACCATCAAGGTGTACGACGAGTCCGGCACCGCCCACGACGTCAGCATCTACTACGACAAGGTGAGCAACGCCGCAGGCAAGAACGTCTGGGAATACGTCGTGGCCTGCGCCCCTGACGAAGACGGCCGGACCATCAACGGCACCCAGCTTTCCACCACGTCCTCGGCTGGCCTGCTCATGACCGGCACCCTGAGCTTCGATTCGGCCGGGCGCATCACCAACATGACCTCCTTCGTTCTGAGTTCAAACGCCTCCGGCAACTACAAGGACCTTTCCAACTGGGTGCCCGCCACCTTCTCCCAGGACGGCTATCCGCAGCTGACGGCCAACTTCACGGCCTCGTCCAACGCCAGTTCATCGTTGTCGACGAACGCTGCCAATATCAAGCTGGACCTCGGCATCCACAGTACGAACAGTTACGGCGGCTGGACCAGCAGCATCACCAACGCGTCCCAGGTTGGCACGGACATCACGAACCTGCCGACAATGAACGCGTCCACCACCAGCAGCACCACCACAACCAGCTACTCCGACGCCTTCAGCATCAACGATGAAGCCCAGGACGGCTACGCCAGCGGTTTCCTCCAGGGAGTCTCCGTCACTTCCGAAGGCGTGGTGGTGGGAACCTATTCCAACAACCAGAGCAAGAACCTCTTCGTGGTGGGCATGGCCGACTTCACCAACCTCCAGGGCCTGCGCCGCGAGGGCGGCAACCTCTACAGCAAGACCATCGACTCGGGCGAGCCGCGCATTGGCACTGCCGGAAGCGCGGGCATGGGCAGCATCGCCTCGGGAAAGCTGGAGCAGTCCAACGTGGATACCGCCACGGAGATGGTCAACATGATCAGCTACCAGCGCGGCTTCCAGGCCAACAGCAAAGTGATCAGCACCGTGGACACCATGCTCCAGGAAGTCATTCAGCTCAAACGCTAG
- a CDS encoding flagellar hook assembly protein FlgD, translating to MYVDTTSYLNSIKTSSSSDTASSSMGKDDFLAILVAQLENQDPFNSTDPAEMIGQLTQFSMLEQMTNMNETLTTGLSALNLQTATSSVSYIGKTVMASGYTLSVEDGKASSSTYTLESDAATLKAYIYDEDGSLVRTENIGAKKAGEYDYQWDGKDDDGDVMEDGTYSIAIAGTGTDGAELTASTTISGVVNGVAVKSGVVMLTLKDGREVSLANVSSVKDVDA from the coding sequence ATGTACGTCGACACCACGTCATATCTTAACAGCATAAAGACCAGCAGCTCGTCTGACACGGCGTCCTCCTCCATGGGTAAGGACGATTTCCTGGCCATCCTGGTCGCCCAGCTCGAAAACCAGGACCCGTTCAACTCCACAGATCCGGCGGAAATGATTGGCCAGCTGACCCAGTTCTCCATGCTGGAGCAGATGACCAACATGAACGAGACCCTCACCACAGGGCTCTCGGCGCTCAACCTCCAGACCGCCACAAGCTCCGTCTCCTACATCGGCAAAACAGTCATGGCTTCGGGCTACACGCTCTCGGTGGAGGACGGAAAAGCATCTTCCAGCACGTACACGCTGGAATCCGACGCGGCCACCCTCAAGGCCTACATCTACGACGAGGACGGGTCGCTGGTGCGCACCGAGAACATCGGGGCCAAGAAGGCGGGCGAGTACGACTACCAGTGGGACGGCAAGGACGACGACGGCGACGTGATGGAAGACGGAACCTACTCCATCGCCATTGCCGGGACCGGCACGGACGGAGCGGAACTCACGGCCAGCACCACCATATCCGGCGTGGTGAACGGAGTGGCGGTGAAGAGCGGCGTGGTGATGCTGACCCTCAAGGACGGCAGGGAAGTCAGCCTCGCCAACGTCTCCAGCGTCAAAGACGTCGACGCCTAA